A part of Rhopalosiphum maidis isolate BTI-1 chromosome 3, ASM367621v3, whole genome shotgun sequence genomic DNA contains:
- the LOC113558118 gene encoding uncharacterized protein LOC113558118, whose protein sequence is MNPFVKDGFSNWKKGDERISGHENSSVHQVCTMKWLHQENYWIDILKRVFEAIRFLSTRGLAFRGSHEVIGVTDNSSYLGILELIAKFDPVLIAHIENYVFDHIVDEIIKSKYFGIVVDSTPDLAHIDKLSIIIRYCLNGTVHERFLGFVSFHSLTVEALGCNEVLLRNSKKSSKTLRSLSSIRCSCRNDAIEALAGNYDEIYNTLSDISKDMNENAYTRYDANLIKKKLIKLEIAFMTIFWKCVLGRFNATSVYLQRIKIDMVTGNSMLQSLITFVDELRNDFDAIENKAKISSLSVNKEWSNEGKNKRKIIQKYSDGTTGHESLKGRDTFRVNTFFVIIDKLQTELKKRSSAYDNITNFFGFLTRLDVIDDNLLKKSVNNLVKVYFRDLEESLYDDLKQFIGIVKVKEDNKLIKNPVNMLQMIVEDNLSGVFSHIYVAF, encoded by the exons ATGAATCCTTTTGTAAAAGATGGATTTTCAAATTGGAAGAAGGGCGATGAAAGAATTAGTGGTCATGAAAACAGTTCTGTACACCAGGTATGCACGATGAAATGGCTTcatc aagaaaaTTATTGGatcgatattttaaaacgtgttTTTGAAGCTATTCGTTTTCTTTCGACACGAGGTCTTGCATTTCGAGGTAGTCATGAAGTGATTGGAGTTACGGATAATAGTAGTTATTTAGGAATACTTGAGTTGATTGCTAAATTTGATCCTGTGTTGATAGCACACATAGAAAATTATG TGTTTGATCACATTgttgatgaaattattaaatctaagtATTTTGGTATTGTCGTTGATTCAACTCCAGATCTTGCCCATATTGATAAGCTGTCGATAATCATACGTTATTGTTTGAATGGTACAGTACATGAACGATTTCTTGGCTTTGTCTCTTTTCATAGTCTTACTGTTGAAGCTCTAGGCTGCAAT GAAGTATTATTaagaaacagtaaaaaaagtagtaaGACTTTAAGAAGTCTCTCCAGTATACGGTGTTCTTGTCGTAATGATGCTATTGAAGCATTAGCTGGTAATTATGATGAGATATACAATACGTTATCTGACATTTCTAAAGATATGAATGAAAATGCTTACACTCGTTATGATGCCaatttaattaagaaaaagttaataaaattagaaatagcTTTTATGACTATTTTTTGGAAATGTGTTCTAGGCAGATTCAATGCTACAAGTGTTTATTtacaaagaattaaaattgatatggtTACTGGTAATAGTATGCTACAATCGTTGATAACATTTGTTGATGAACTCAGAAATGATTTTGACGCAATTGAAAATAAAGCAAAAATATCGAGTCTCTCAGTTAATAAAGAATGGTCTAATGAAGGAAAAAACAaacgtaaaattattcaaaaatattcggATGGTACTACAGGTCATGAGAGTTTAAAAGGTAGAGATACATTTAGAGTCAAcactttttttgttatcattgATAAATTGCAAACcgaattaaaaaaacgtaGCTCAGCTTATGACAATATAACAAacttttttggatttttgacTCGCTTGGACGTgattgatgataatttattgaaaaaatccgTAAATAATTTAGTCAAAGTTTACTTTCGTGATCTAGAAGAAAGTCTATACGACGATTTGAAACAATTCATTGGTATAGTTAAAGTGAAggaagataataaattaataaaaaacccGGTTAACATGTTACAAATGATTGTTGAAGATAATCTCTCGGGCGTTTTTTCACATATTTATGTAGCGTtctga
- the LOC113558970 gene encoding putative nuclease HARBI1 — MSTRCIIERCNGVLKMRFRCLLKDRILHYKPEKVSSLINACVVLYNMCIANNVPMTYEYDIEEHENLGMLGDQEILEDSNRNIELTLGRQQ; from the exons atgtcAACCAGATGTATTATTGAACGTTGCAATGGGGTGTTAAAAATGAGATTTAG gtgcTTATTAAAGGATAGAATACTACATTACAAACCGGAAAAAGTATCGTCCTTAATAAATGCGTGTGTAgttctgtataatatgtgtatcgCAAACAATGTCCCTATGACATATGAATACGATATTGAGGAACATGAAAATTTAGGTATGCTGGGAGACCAAGAAATATTAGAAGATAGCAATCGCAATATAGAGTTGACTCTTGGGAGACAACAATGA